Proteins from a single region of Theileria parva strain Muguga chromosome 1, complete sequence, whole genome shotgun sequence:
- the polr2h gene encoding RNA polymerase Rpb8 family protein has protein sequence MTTASCVFEDRFLVRSIDNSKFERVSRLSAKSTGFDAELLLDFNSDLLQVYNKQVLHILITNSLLPSGSDVNLSESVDIPSLLGDYEYAMYGKIFKFEEVSSETRTIYASFGGLLMSLTADKQVVADLDLDMKIYLLVRRISSNR, from the exons ATGACTACTGCTTCTTGTGTTTTCGAGGACCGTTTCCTCGTAAGGTCCATTGACAATTCTAAATTTGAACGTGTTTCAAGACTAAGTGCTAAAAGTACCGGTTTCGATGCCGAATTACTTCTCGATTTCAATTCCGACCTTCTTCAAGTTTATAATAAACAA gTATTgcatattttaattacgAATTCGCTTCTGCCTAGTGGTTCTGATGTGAATTTAAGCGAGTCAGTTGACATTCCCAGTCTTTTGGGCGACTATGAGTACGCAATGTACGGTAAAATCTTCAAATTTGAAGAAGTTTCTTCAGAAACCAG AACTATATATGCATCATTTGGCGGTTTACTGATGTCGTTAACAGCTGATAAACAGGTTGTGGCGGACCTTGATTTGGATATGAAAATATACCTGTTAGTCCGAAGAATCTCATCTAATCGCTAA
- the Dynll1 gene encoding Dynein light chain 1 gives MATLRNDAKPTVADAVIKNVDMDETTKTFALKVAVDAITKFEVEKDIAGHIKKEFDKTYEPTWHCIVGKNFGSYVTHEKQCFIYFYLGKMAILIFKNG, from the coding sequence atggCAACACTCAGAAACGACGCTAAACCCACCGTAGCAGACGCGGTCATCAAGAACGTCGACATGGACGAAACCACCAAGACCTTCGCACTCAAAGTTGCCGTTGACGCCATAACAAAGTTCGAGGTAGAAAAGGACATTGCAGGACACATCAAGAAGGAGTTCGACAAGACCTACGAGCCAACATGGCATTGCATTGTCGGAAAGAACTTCGGCTCCTACGTCACTCACGAGAAGCAGTGCTTCATCTACTTTTACCTCGGTAAGATGGCCATCCTTATCTTCAAGAACGGTTAA
- the TIF3A1 gene encoding PCI domain protein, with protein sequence MHNFQKPENALKRAAELRAIGQSDEALVILHSAIGHRFFRIQGWDMVQEQIMLEYVALCIDQDKLRMARDGLHQYRLISQHANVASLGKVIVELLDRAESRLVNVKSKLPASYTGKSPTQFTSGIVEDGMEYDETPEGLMASTLQVEMRDPHSKTLHDVYRFLWEIYKMILDITRATPKLEKVYHETARKAITFCRENSRLVEFKRLCDVMRGHYAFLLKVQNKPEMECMLKPELHIETRINQLISACELGMWKEAFNTVEDLYTLGIRDYITKTFQGSVSVLGQQKEKLLKWLAIFYEKLALIFWVSDLLLFHALAVLRYVMHIRMYKKKVTEEEITYLCSKCVLAVLSVPNHSLSPSSSTASSTAVYEMQKRMSTLLGYNTIPTKETLHYSLALKNVLPLAHKNVQKLYDLVENDNSMKLCQQLVLILNEPNSDNVEKDSTDSKEGETKTDEAKTGAEPNKPTTTLPNTYKEDLARYYEKVKSVVFHKVLTRLSKVYASMTIDFFTKTICPPEFYTWDYAEKEIVELVHKGLCHVRFDYTNKVLYFNSSSVNSDSIASIRHQLTDLGKNLYYAITILSPTDVNKSAEQRRLQLVSMKNSIEKERSRLMKRTSEIYQRRQEHQEEQMRVEEERKKQELQQKINEEKAEKERREEALRQLELQRKKDERYKIKSDIANQMLQELRKLCLSSSSKIYIKGKGLDEFTVDDLIEGLLECEDLEKAQEEHMVRERQELQKQRRNEVRKVEHFLRAVREADKQLYDAYLEDLVKRDTALLLEVQKSREDKYKQNAEAMRQEKILFKSFEAEKQQWVEKQLQSRKKEHQSKVDAQNARFKKMLVEEKIARAKMRYNQEQLRLEQKRKEEQLRLEQKRKEEELRLEQKRKEEELRKRREQELHRQRLDEIAEIQRQKQLEIERRLAATNNTVTVNSGYGFSNSVNKDVGRNYQKGMTRDLNNSSVRDMSIRDSSVRDASVRDTSMRDNLTVRNNVMRDNAVMERNQNRRREYSNAHQGQGSSGFSRHDPFNRNLARNDSDLTRAEVTRADNKVENANSTYGDPDKPAVKEINRQTTDDSNWRSDIKKTTSKLFKSFSKKSVKTPSDDEGNWRT encoded by the exons ATGCATAATTTCCAGAAGCCAGAAAATGCCCTGAAAAGGGCGGCAGAGCTGCGTGCGATAGGCCAGAGTGATGAGGCGTTGGTGATTTTACACTCAGCAATCGGCCACAGGTTTTTCCGCATCCAGGGCTGGGATATGGTCCAGGAGCAAATCATGCTTGAGTATGTTGCGCTGTGTATAGACCAGGACAAACTCAGGATGGCTAGAGATGGACTACATCAGTACCGTCTGATATCGCAGCATGCTAACGTGGCCTCTTTGGGCAAGGTTATAGTGGAGTTGCTGGATAGGGCCGAAAGCAGACTTGTAAACGTAAAGTCAAAGTTGCCAGCCTCTTACACCGGAAAGTCACCAACACAGTTTACCAGTGGAATAGTGGAGGACGGCATGGAATATGACGAGACTCCTGAGGGTTTGATGGCAAGCACTTTGCAAGTCGAGATGAGGGACCCTCACAGTAAAACACTTCACGACGTGTACCGCTTCCTGTGGGAGATTTACAAGATGATCCTGGACATAACTAGAGCTACACCTAAGCTCGAGAAGGTTTACCACGAGACTGCAAGGAAGGCAATAACTTTTTGCAGAGAAAACAGCCGTTTGGTAGAGTTTAAGCGCCTTTGCGACGTTATGCGAGGCCATTATGCATTCTTACTAAAGGTACAAAACAAGCCTGAAATGGAGTGTATGCTAAAGCCTGAACTTCATATTGAGACCAGGATAAATCAGCTAATATCGGCCTGTGAACTAGGCATGTGGAAAGAAGCCTTTAACACTGTTGAAGATCTGTACACTTTGGGTATTAGAGATTACATTACCAAGACTTTCCAGGGCTCAGTCTCAGTACTTGGTCAGCAGAAGGAGAAGCTTCTAAAGTGGCTTGCAATTTTCTATGAAAAACTGGCCCTGATTTTCTGGGTCTCAGACCTGTTACTATTCCACGCACTCGCAGTTCTTCGCTATGTTATGCACATTCGGATGTATAAGAAGAAGGTCACTGAGGAGGAAATTACGTATCTATGCTCAAAGTGTGTTCTAGCCGTTCTTTCAGTCCCAAACCATTCACTCAGTCCGTCCTCATCAACCGCCTCCTCAACTGCAGTCTATGAAATGCAGAAAAGAATGTCAACTCTTCTAGGATATAACACTATACCAACTAAGGAAACACTACATTACTCTTTGGCACTTAAAAACGTACTGCCACTAGCACATAAAAATGTACAAAAGTTATATGATcttgttgaaaatgataattcCATGAAACTATGCCAGCAACTTGTTTTAATACTCAATGAACCAAATAGTGATAATGTAGAGAAAGATTCAACAGACTCTAAAGAAGGTGAAACAAAAACTGATGAAGCTAAAACCGGCGCTGAACCTAACAAACCTACTACTACTTTGCCCAACACTTATAAAGAGGACTTAGCTAGGTATTATGAAAAGGTTAAAAGTGTAGTGTTTCATAAAGTTTTGACACGATTATCGAAAGTGTATGCATCAATGACCATTGATTTCTTTACGAAAACGATTTGTCCGCCCGAATTTTACACTTGGGACTACGCAGAGAAGGAGATAGTGGAGTTGGTCCACAAAGGTTTGTGTCATGTTCGTTTTGACTACACTAACAAAGTTCTCTACTTTAACTCCTCGTCAGTTAATTCTGACTCTATTGCCTCAATCAGACATCAGTTGACGGATTTGGGTAAGAATTTGTACTACGCGATCACGATTTTGAGCCCAACAGACGTTAACAAGAGTGCAGAACAACGCAGACTACAACTTGTCTCAATGAAAAACTCAATTGAGAAGGAGCGTTCACGTCTAATGAAGCGCACGAGCGAGATTTACCAGCGTAGGCAGGAGCACCAGGAGGAGCAGATGCGCGTAGAGGAGGAGAGGAAAAAGCAGGAACTCCAGCAGAAAATTAACGAAGAAAAGGCTGAAAAGGAGAGAAGAGAAGAAGCCCTCAGACAACTTGAACTCCAACGCAAAAAGGACGAACGCTATAAGATCAAAAGCGATATCGCCAATCAAATGTTACAG GAGCTCcgtaaattatgtttatcGTCAAGTAGTAAGATTTATATAAAGGGCAAGGGTCTGGACGAGTTTACAGTAGATGACCTGATTGAAGGCTTGTTGGAGTGTGAAGACCTTGAGAAGGCTCAGGAAGAACACATGGTTAGAGAACGCCAGGAACTTCAGAAGCAGAGAAGAAATGAAGTTAGGAAAGTTGAACACTTTCTTAGAGCCGTTAGGGAAGCAGATAAGCAGTTGTATGACGCATATTTGGAAGATCTGGTGAAGAGAGATACCGCATTATTGTTAGAAGTACAGAAAAGTCGTGAAGACAAGTATAAGCAGAATGCAGAAGCGATGAGGCaagaaaaaatattattcaaGTCCTTTGAAGCAGAAAAACAGCAGTGGGTAGAGAAGCAACTCCAGTCCAGAAAGAAAGAACATCAGTCTAAGGTTGACGCACAAAACGCACGTTTCAAGAAGATGCTGGTTGAGGAGAAAATAGCTAGAGCTAAAATGAGATATAACCAGGAACAATTAAGGTTGGAGCAGAAACGTAAGGAAGAACAGTTGAGACTGGAGCAAAAACGTAAAGAAGAGGAGTTGAGGTTGGAACAGAAGCGTAAGGAGGAGGAATTGAGAAAGAGGAGAGAGCAGGAACTCCATAGGCAAAGATTAGATGAAATTGCTGAAATACAGAGACAAAAACAATTAGAAATTGAAAGAAGGCTCGCAGCAACCAATAATACAGTCACAGTCAACTCAGGATATGGTTTCAGTAACTCTGTAAATAAAGATGTTGGTAGAAATTACCAAAAAGGCATGACCAGagatttaaataactcaTCGGTAAGAGATATGTCAATTAGGGATTCATCTGTCAGAGATGCATCAGTAAGAGACACCTCAATGAGAGATAATTTAACCGTAAGAAATAATGTGATGAGAGATAACGCGGTGATGGAGAGAAACCAGAATAGAAGAAGAGAATATAGCAACGCACATCAAGGTCAAGGAAGCTCAGGATTCTCGAGACATGATCCCTTTAACAGAAATTTGGCCAGAAATGACTCAGATTTGACAAGAGCAGAAGTGACCAGGGCCGACAATAAGGTGGAAAACGCAAACTCTACATACGGAGACCCGGATAAGCCAGCAGTAAAGGAGATTAACCGTCAGACCACAGATGACTCAAATTGGCGCAGCGATATAAAGAAGACAACGAGTAAACTTTTCAAAAGCTTCTCTAAAAAATCCGTAAAAACACCAAGCGATGATGAAGGAAACTGGAGAACATAA
- a CDS encoding S1 RNA binding domain protein encodes MVGDEDFPRSDLKDGVKTLDIKKKSLLSKFQKNKTNKPSKKDEEDISEGIFGSNCSDDVKLPTLDSFTPGTLVLGSVALVCPYGLRIHLLNNIVGFAKYTDLFDSADSSSNNSNLGHDRDNKLNSPFKVGSTVICYVLKVNYSYLSLSLKPSLINRDLRVDNMYPGLVLPATVVSQEDHGLSIKFNTLSTLNGFVKYDEQGRESVKNILKTNYPINSTVYVSVVTVNSEREFVKCQWPWHYKTPANTDTSLVFDMLKPGLLLTAEVLNVHSLPLEASNKSIFAGYTVKCLGSIKAPISSLHSITHDILSNEVEMEDLYSLVGEMVECRIIYVDFESKKLYLSMQSQILRWRGPLGQAFKPIPNKIIKCKIIQCFSSGFLLESIPPAGDDINNADKRVLHCYCAIGDVLDDKSLTEETIFSSNKYSVGSEHECRVIEFDHFTRLTRVSLKSSLISEDYVTPFELSASDIVTGKIINLVNTGAIVQISSLVFGKVPLGHLTQFPVSKLPEGFKVGKNLKLRVLKFDHPHNKLILTAKWLMVDDTDPVVKFDQLHVGKQLIGYVTTSNDTLYTISHLDSESTHSDELGDLKDTKSQQKIYVKFYNELKTVLSSEEVKKAKELSVDLKTDSVVKCAVTRVDRDKKVFSVTIDEIKISKLLENKDTTKKPRREKRKLLCKEIFKDYKTKKKLKTK; translated from the coding sequence ATGGTTGGAGACGAGGATTTTCCCAGATCTGATTTGAAAGATGGAGTTAAAACTTTGGATATAAAAAAGAAGTCACTTTTATCCAAATTCCAAAAGAATAAAACCAACAAACCATCTAAGaaagatgaagaagatatTAGTGAGGGGATTTTTGGCTCAAACTGCTCAGATGATGTAAAATTACCCACTTTGGATTCCTTTACTCCCGGGACACTTGTTTTGGGCTCTGTAGCCTTAGTTTGTCCCTATGGTCTAAGGATTCACCtacttaataatattgttggTTTTGCTAAATACACTGATCTTTTTGATTCAGCTGATTCTAGTTCAAACAACAGTAATTTGGGTCATGATCGTGATAATAAGTTAAATTCTCCCTTCAAAGTCGGCTCCACAGTAATTTGTTACGTTTTAAAGGTTAATTACAGTTATTTATCACTTAGTCTAAAGCCTTCTCTTATCAATAGGGATTTGAGGGTTGATAATATGTACCCAGGGCTGGTTTTACCGGCAACCGTAGTATCACAAGAAGATCACGGCCTTtcaattaaatttaacacattaagCACCTTGAATGGGTTCGTAAAGTACGATGAGCAAGGTAGAGAATcggttaaaaatattttgaagACGAATTATCCCATAAACTCGACTGTGTATGTATCAGTGGTGACAGTAAACAGTGAAAGGGAATTTGTTAAGTGTCAGTGGCCCTGGCATTACAAGACCCCAGCTAACACTGATACTAGTCTAGTGTTTGATATGCTAAAACCAGGACTTCTATTAACAGCAGAAGTTTTAAATGTCCACAGTTTACCATTAGAGGCATCCAACAAGTCCATTTTTGCAGGTTACACTGTCAAATGCCTCGGATCAATTAAGGCCCCAATATCTTCATTACACTCAATCACTCACGATATTCTCTCAAATGAAGTTGAAATGGAAGATTTGTATAGTTTGGTAGGGGAAATGGTAGAGTGTAGGATAATATACGTAGATTTTGAAAGTAAAAAACTCTACCTCTCAATGCAATCCCAGATACTTAGATGGAGAGGACCGTTAGGTCAAGCCTTTAAACCTATCCCTAACAAGATTATCAAATGTAAAATCATACAATGCTTCAGCTCTGGATTTTTACTGGAATCTATTCCTCCCGCTGGTGACGATATTAATAACGCAGATAAGAGAGTTTTACACTGTTATTGCGCTATTGGTGATGTGTTGGATGATAAATCATTGACAGAGGAAACAATATTTTCGTCGAACAAATATTCTGTAGGATCAGAGCATGAGTGCAGAGTGATAGAATTTGACCACTTTACAAGGCTAACTAGGGTATCGTTGAAGAGTTCACTGATTAGCGAAGACTATGTGACTCCATTTGAATTGTCAGCTTCAGACATTGTGACGGGCAAAATTATAAACCTTGTCAATACCGGTGCGATAGTACAGATTTCAAGTTTAGTATTCGGAAAAGTACCTCTCGGTCACCTCACTCAATTTCCTGTGTCGAAATTACCAGAAGGTTTTAAGGTAGGAAAGAATCTTAAGCTCAGAGTACTTAAGTTCGACCACCCACATAATAAACTTATTCTAACAGCTAAATGGCTGATGGTGGATGACACAGATCCTGTGGTTAAATTTGACCAACTACACGTTGGAAAACAATTAATAGGATACGTGACCACCTCAAACGatacattatatacaatCAGTCACTTGGATTCTGAATCTACACATTCAGATGAACTTGGAGATCTAAAAGATACTAAAAGTCAGCAAAAgatttatgtaaaattctATAATGAGTTGAAAACAGTGTTGAGTTCAGAGGAAGTGAAGAAGGCGAAGGAGTTATCTGTTGATTTAAAAACAGACTCGGTTGTAAAATGTGCAGTTACGAGAGTTGATAGAGATAAGAAGGTCTTTTCAGTGACCATAGATGagataaaaatatcaaaattacTTGAAAACAAGGATACCACTAAGAAACCGAGGCGAGAAAAGAGAAAACTACTCTGTAAAGAAATTTTCAAGGATTATAAAACTAAAAAGAAACTCAAGACTAAATAA